The sequence TGCCCTTCCACAGCTGGACCCACGGGCTGATGGTCGGGTCCTTCGGCAGGCCGCTGTAGAGCTCCGGCTGGTCGGCACGCGGCAGCACGTACATCACGTGCGTGCCGCCCACCCCCTGCGGGTCGTAGAGCCCCGCGTGGGCGAAGCCCCGCTCCTTCAGCTCGGCGACCCGCCCGGCGGCGATGTGGACCATGTCCTCCTTGGAGCCGAAGCCGATGCAGCCGGTGGGGCAGCTCTTCACGCAGGCGGGCTCGAGCCCCACCGCGACCCGGTCCGAGCAGAGCGTGCACTTGTAGGCCCGGTTGTCCTCCTGCGAGAGCCGCGGGATGTGGAACGGGCAGCCCATGAGGCAGTAACCGCAGCCGATGCAGTGCTCGGAGTGGAAGTCCACGATGCCGTTCGCGTACTGGACGATGGCGCCCGGCGACGGACAGGCCTTCAGGCAGCCCGGGTCGGCGCAGTGCATGCAGCCGTCCTTGCGGATGTGCCACTCGAGACGGCCGTCTGCGGTCTGCGCCTCGTGGAAGCGCATTACGGTCCAGGACTTCGCGCTCAGGTCCGTCGGGTTGTCGTAGGTGCCGTGACAGACCCCGATCTCGTCCCTGAGGTCGTTCCACTCCAGGCAGGCCGCCTGGCAGGCCTTGCAGCCGATGCACCTCGAGATGTCGATGAGTTTCGCCACCTCCGCGGGCGTACGGACGCCGGGAGGTGGCACCGTGGTGGCCGAGCGTCGCTCGATGTCGAGTGATTGCAGTGCCATGGGTGTCCTCCTCAGGCCTTTTCCAGGTTGACCAGGAAGGCCTTGTACTCCGGCGTCTGGACGTTGGCGTCGCCCACGTAAGGGGTGAGCGTGTTGGCCAGGAAGCCCGGCCGGGTCACGCCTTTGAAGCCCCAGTGCAGCGGGATGCCGACCGTGTGCACGCGCTTGCCTGCGACGTCGAGGGAGCGCACTCGTTGGGTTACCACCGCGACCGCCGTGATCCACCCCCGTTTCGAGGTCACCTTCACCTTGTCACCGTTCTTCACCCCCTTCTCGCGGGCGAGCTCCTCGCCGATCTCGACGAACATCTCCGGTTGCAGGATGGCGTCGATGACCGCGTGCTTGGTCCAGAAGTGGAAGTGCTCGGTGAGCCGGTAGGTGGTGGCGACGTAGGGGAACTGGTCCGCCTTGCCGAAGGTGTTCCAGACCTCCGGGAATACGCGGGCCACCGGGTTGCTGACGACCTTCGGGTGCATGGGGTTCGTCCCGATGGGCGTCTCGAACGGCTCGTAGTGCTCGGGGAAGGGGCCCTCGGCCATCGCGCCGCGGCCGAAGAACCGTGCCACCCCCTCCGGCAGCATGATGAAGGGGTTCATCCCGCTGTCGGGACCGGCGTCGACCTTGAAGTCCGGGACGTCGAACCCGGACCACCGGGCGCCGTCCCAGGCGATCAGCCGGCGCTTCGGGTCCCACGGCTTTCCGGAGGGGTCGCAGGACGCGCGGTTGTAGAGCACCCGGCGGTTGGCTGGCCAGGAGAAGGCCCAGCCGAGCGTGTTGCCGAGCCCGCTCGGGTCCGCGTTGTCCCGGCGCGCCATCAGGTTTCCCTTCTCCGACCAGGCCCCGGTCCAGATCCAGCAGCCGCAGGCGGTGCTGCCGTCGTCCTTGAGCTGGGCGAAGCCGTCCACCTGTTGCCCCGCCTTCAGCAGGACCTTCGTGGGGTCCCTGGCATCGGCCTGGTCCGCGAGCGCCTTGCCGCTGAACTCCTTCGCCAGCTCATCGGGCGCGGGTGACTCGGGGACCGCGTACTTCCAGGCGAGGTTCAGGATCGGGTCGGGGAGGGTGCCCCCTTCCTTGCGGTACAGCTCCCGGAGCGCGAGGAACATCCCCGCGATGATCTCCGCATCGGGCCGGGCCTCGCCCGGCGCCGGCGCGCCCTTGTAGTGCCACTGGAGCCAGCGGCTGCTGTTCACGAGCGAGCCGTCCTCCTCGGCGAAGCAGGTCGAGGGCAGGCGGAAGACCTCGGTCTGGATCTTCTGGGGGTCGACGGGGTTCAGGTCCCCGTGGTTCTCCCAGAAGGTCGAGGTCTCGGTCGCGAGCGGATCGATCACGACCAGGTACTTCAGCTTCGCCAGCCCGTCGGCGACGCGCGCCTTCTCCGGCAGCGAGGCGAGCGGGTTGAAGCCCTGGCAGATCCACCCGTTCACCTTGCCCTGGTGCATCATCTCGGTGAACAGCAGAGCGTCGTAGGTCTTGTCGAGCTTCGGCAGCCAGGCGTAGCCGAACTCGTTCTCCCGCGTCGCGGCGTCGCCGTACCAGGACTTCATCAGGCTGACGAAGAACTTCGGGTAGTTCTGCCAGTAGGACATCTGGTTCGGCCGGATCGGCTTCA comes from Gammaproteobacteria bacterium and encodes:
- the fdxH gene encoding formate dehydrogenase subunit beta, giving the protein MALQSLDIERRSATTVPPPGVRTPAEVAKLIDISRCIGCKACQAACLEWNDLRDEIGVCHGTYDNPTDLSAKSWTVMRFHEAQTADGRLEWHIRKDGCMHCADPGCLKACPSPGAIVQYANGIVDFHSEHCIGCGYCLMGCPFHIPRLSQEDNRAYKCTLCSDRVAVGLEPACVKSCPTGCIGFGSKEDMVHIAAGRVAELKERGFAHAGLYDPQGVGGTHVMYVLPRADQPELYSGLPKDPTISPWVQLWKGIARPIGLAALGLAALGGFLFYVKSGPEEVHEESEPGPGGPGGVQPPTGGR
- the fdnG gene encoding formate dehydrogenase-N subunit alpha — encoded protein: MDVNRRQFLKLTGAGLGSSSAAMLGFAPGPALAQVRAYKLTRATEVRNTCPYCSVGCGLLMYSLGDRAKNAKPEIIHIEGDPDHPVNRGTLCPKGAALLDFVHSPNRLRYPEYRAPGSNQWQRISWGDAFARIARLMKDDRDKNFTTRTAEGLTVNRWLTTGLLAASASSNESGYITGKFVRSLGLLAVDNQARIUHGPTVASLAPTFGRGAMTNHWVDIKNANVILIMGGNAAEAHPCGFKWVTEAKAHNQAKLIVVDPRFTRSAAVADLYVPIRAGTDIAFLGGVIHYLLANDKIQHEYVKAYTDATFLVREDFRFEDGLFTGYDAGKRAYDKATWNYQLDENGHARVDETLQDPRCVFNLMKAHYARYTPEKVSEITGTPKDQFLKVCEWIGSTAPANRVLTILYALGWTQHTVGSQNIRTMAMVQLLLGNIGMAGGGVNALRGHSNIQGLTDVGLLSNSLPGYLTLPGEKEQTLEAYLAARALKPIRPNQMSYWQNYPKFFVSLMKSWYGDAATRENEFGYAWLPKLDKTYDALLFTEMMHQGKVNGWICQGFNPLASLPEKARVADGLAKLKYLVVIDPLATETSTFWENHGDLNPVDPQKIQTEVFRLPSTCFAEEDGSLVNSSRWLQWHYKGAPAPGEARPDAEIIAGMFLALRELYRKEGGTLPDPILNLAWKYAVPESPAPDELAKEFSGKALADQADARDPTKVLLKAGQQVDGFAQLKDDGSTACGCWIWTGAWSEKGNLMARRDNADPSGLGNTLGWAFSWPANRRVLYNRASCDPSGKPWDPKRRLIAWDGARWSGFDVPDFKVDAGPDSGMNPFIMLPEGVARFFGRGAMAEGPFPEHYEPFETPIGTNPMHPKVVSNPVARVFPEVWNTFGKADQFPYVATTYRLTEHFHFWTKHAVIDAILQPEMFVEIGEELAREKGVKNGDKVKVTSKRGWITAVAVVTQRVRSLDVAGKRVHTVGIPLHWGFKGVTRPGFLANTLTPYVGDANVQTPEYKAFLVNLEKA